The DNA region ACCCAGTCCGCCGGGTCCCAGCCCGCCGGGGGGCGGGAAATGCCGATCTTGAGGCGCGGGAACGTCTCGGTCCCCAGCACCCGGATCAGGTCGCGCACCCCGTTCTGGCCGCCGTGCCGCCCGCCGGGGCGCAGTTTCAGCAGACCGAAAGGGCTGTCGAGGTCATCCTGCACGGCCAGCACCGCCGTCGGCTCCAGCTTGTAGAAGCCGACGAGGGGGGCCACCGCCTTGCCCGACGCGTTCATGAAGGTCTGTGGCTTGACCAGCAGGACCTTCGTGCCGGGGGCCGGACCCACCCGGACCTCTGCGACGTGCGCGTCCTTCTCCTTGCGCCACACGGCTCCCCAACGCCGCCCCACCTCGTCCACGACGAGCCAGCCGACGTTGTGGCGGGTCCGCTCGTACTGATTCCCCGGATTGCCCAGCCCCACGACGAGCTTCAAGGGTCAGGCCTCCAGACTGTTCAGCGTCTCGCGCCAGCGGGCTTCGGTCTCGCGCACGCGGGCCTCGCCACGGGCGCGGGCGTACCCGGCGCGGAAGTCGGCGAAGCGGGTGTCCGTCTCCGCGAAGAGCAGGCCCAGCGCCTGCCGCACGTCGGCCACGTTCTGGGGGGTGAGGGTGGTGTCTTTGGCGTCCAGCACCTCGTCCAGCGTCGCCATCAGGCCGGAGAGGGGCCGCAGCCACTGAAAGGAGGGGTGGTTGATGACCAGCGAGTACAGCTCGAAGGGTCCCTTCACCGGGCCGTGCAGGAACTCGTACTCGCCCTTGGCGAAGTCGAGCAGGGCCGAATGGAAGTGCCGCAGGGCTGTTGCCAGCGCCGTGAGCCGGGTGCGAACCGCCGCGTCGGAAGCCGTCATGCGCCGAGGGTAGCAAGCGCGGCGAGGTCGGCCCGGTCCTTCTCTCTTAATTCCACCCCGTAGAAAGCCGCCACGACGCCTTTCATCGCGCGGTGCCCGGCGGGGGTGAGCGTGGGCACGCGGACCCCCTCCCACTCCACCACGTGGGTCGTGAAGATTCCGGCGGGCCACACGATGGAGGCGAGTTCGCCCACGGTGCGCGGCGGCTCCACGTCATCCCGGACAGGCACGAGGTCCACCAGCACCTCCCCCCGGCGGTAGAACACGTCCCCGGCGGCGAGCGAGCCGTGCGCGTGGGTGAAGCCGAGGCCCTCCAGCACGGCGACGGCCCGCGCCCCGTCGGCCTCCCGCACCAGGAAGTCAATGTCGTCGTGGGTGCGGACATTCCCGCCGCACAGCACTTCCACCGCCTGACCGCCGATCAGCCAGCAGGTGACGTCCGCCTGCGCGAACGCCCGGACGAGGGGGAGGGTGTCGGGGTGCAGCACGGGCCGGACTCTAGCACTCCCCTTCCCCTACCAGCCCCACGTCCCCGGCTCGCCCTTGAACGGTCCCACCACGTCGGGCGTGATCCAGCCGCCGTAGAAGCCGCCCGGTTGCGGGGTCACGCGCACTCCGTCCACCCGGCACTCGTCCATGCGGCCCGCGTAGACGGCGACGTATCCGGCGATCTCCCGGAAAGCAGGGGTGGGCCGCTCATAGCTCCAGCCCGCGCCCTCGGCCACCTTGCCACCGGCTGAGAGCGTCCAGTACGACGCCTCACCCTTCCACTCGCAGACGCTGCCGCCGGGGGCGGGGGTCAGCACGCCGGGCCGGAAGGCTTCGCGGGGCAGGTAGTAGGTGGGTGGGTGGCTGGTTTCGAGGACGCGGAAGGCGCCGGTCGTCTCGGCAATCTTGACGCCGCCCAACCAGAGTTCCACTGTCCGGGCGGTGCGCTCCAGCCGAGGCGGGCGCGGGTAGTCCCAGACGCTTTCCTGGCCGGGACCGGGGGGAATGGGCTGTGGGCGCGGCATGGGGGCAGTGTGACGCCCCGTGCGGCCGCAGGCTGTCGGCTTCCTTGCCCTTCCGTTACCCTGACCCATGACCACCCCCAACCTGCCGGACGCGGAAACGCCCGAACTCGGCGGCACCGTCAACCTCGCGGACCTGGAAGCGCTAGGCCGATCACGCCTCGACCGCAATGCGCTGGAGTACTACGCGAGCGGGGCGAATGACGAGCTGACCCTGCGGGAAAACCGCGCCGCCTTCGCCCGGCTGAAGCTCAGGCCCCGCGTGCTGGTGGACGTGTCGAACGTGGATACCCGGACCGAGGTGCTGGGCCTGCCGTTGAGCAGCCCGGTCGGCATCGCGCCCAGCGCCTTTCACGGCCTCGCGCACCCGGACGCGGAGGTCGCCACCGCGCGGGCAGCGGCCTCGGCAGGCAGCGTGATGACGCTCTCGACGCTCAGCAACACCCCGATTGAGGAGGTCGCGGCGGCGGCGGGCGGCCGGTTCTGGTTCCAGCTCTACCTCTACACCGACCGCGCCCTGAGCG from Deinococcus sp. HSC-46F16 includes:
- the pth gene encoding aminoacyl-tRNA hydrolase; the encoded protein is MKLVVGLGNPGNQYERTRHNVGWLVVDEVGRRWGAVWRKEKDAHVAEVRVGPAPGTKVLLVKPQTFMNASGKAVAPLVGFYKLEPTAVLAVQDDLDSPFGLLKLRPGGRHGGQNGVRDLIRVLGTETFPRLKIGISRPPAGWDPADWVLSKWREEEAATLAELVRLGADAVEVWAGSGLAEAQGRFNSTDLRPKPEPTPVPERPAEPSTSGAASDPGVS
- a CDS encoding nucleotidyltransferase domain-containing protein, with the translated sequence MLHPDTLPLVRAFAQADVTCWLIGGQAVEVLCGGNVRTHDDIDFLVREADGARAVAVLEGLGFTHAHGSLAAGDVFYRRGEVLVDLVPVRDDVEPPRTVGELASIVWPAGIFTTHVVEWEGVRVPTLTPAGHRAMKGVVAAFYGVELREKDRADLAALATLGA
- a CDS encoding DUF427 domain-containing protein, with protein sequence MPRPQPIPPGPGQESVWDYPRPPRLERTARTVELWLGGVKIAETTGAFRVLETSHPPTYYLPREAFRPGVLTPAPGGSVCEWKGEASYWTLSAGGKVAEGAGWSYERPTPAFREIAGYVAVYAGRMDECRVDGVRVTPQPGGFYGGWITPDVVGPFKGEPGTWGW